The Oncorhynchus mykiss isolate Arlee chromosome 28, USDA_OmykA_1.1, whole genome shotgun sequence genome includes a window with the following:
- the LOC110508870 gene encoding T-cell acute lymphocytic leukemia protein 1 — protein sequence MEKIKPELCPGSPGAKSCSPLKQDSIIRGNGCKDPEDSKEENFPGEGVKTDDAPLRDPRNRTIILNGVAKETAYDALDLKGEVPVIELSRRDDIKAGQQRTDSLTVPITELRRPPVPLPLPHRDALNDARMVQLSPNAFPLPARAMLYNLAPPLSAINSLGGESEQYCMYPSNRVKHRPAPYEVEFDEAGQPKIVRRIFTNSRERWRQQNVNGAFSELRKLIPTHPPDKKLSKNEILRLAMKYISFLSNLLDDQDGGGTVAVGDETGLLVGGREGQPQGPRQDVVGLATEDDLLLQGTLSPGSSCGSLPDGDGSPESFTEDRDSPTGQRTVPAPRGRELRRNVRPQDSGSQR from the exons ATGGAAAAAATTAAGCCGGAGCTTTGTCCTGGAAGTCCCGGTGCCAAATCGTGCAGCCCACTGAAGCAGGATTCCATCATCAGGGGGAATGGATGCAAAGACCCGGAGGACTCGAAGGAGGAGAACTTCCCAGGGGAGGGGGTTAAAACAGATGACGCGCCTCTGCGGGACCCGCGCAACCGGACCATCATCCTCAACGGCGTTGCCAAGGAAACCGCGTACGACGCTCTTGACCTGAAAGGGGAAGTACCCGTAATCGAGCTTTCGAGGAGAGACGATATAAAGGCGGGACAGCAGAGAACGGACAGTCTCACGGTACCGATCACGGAGCTTCGCAGACCACCCGTGCCGTTGCCTCTGCCGCACCGAGACGCACTGAACGACGCCCGAATGGTTCAGCTGAGCCCAAACGCGTTCCCTCTCCCAGCGCGAGCAATGCTCTACAACCTGGCGCCACCTCTCTCCGCAATCAACAG CCTTGGAGGAGAGTCGGAACAATACTGCATGTACCCCAGCAACAGGGTAAAGCACCGCCCAGCGCCTTACGAGGTTGAGTTTGACGAGG ctGGCCAGCCAAAGATTGTACGGCGGATCTTCACCAACAGCCGGGAGCGCTGGCGGCAGCAGAACGTCAACGGAGCATTCTCAGAGCTTCGGAAGCTCATCCCCACCCACCCACCGGACAAGAAGCTGAGCAAGAATGAGATACTGCGTCTGGCCATGAAGTATATCAGCTTCCTGTCCAACCTGCTGGATGACCAGGACGGAGGGGGCACAGTGGCCGTGGGCGACGAGACAGGGCTTCTGGTGGGGGGCCGTGAGGGTCAACCCCAGGGGCCCCGTCAGGACGTGGTGGGACTGGCCACGGAGGACGACCTGCTCCTCCAGGGCACGTTGTCGCCTGGGTCCAGCTGCGGGAGTCTGCCAGATGGGGACGGCAGCCCCGAGAGCTTCACCGAGGACCGGGACTCACCCACAGGCCAGAGGACTGTGCCCGCCCCGCGCGGTAGGGAACTGCGACGCAACGTGCGTCCACAAGACAGTGGCAGTCAGcgatga